TTCACTGGAATATATTAAAAAGTATGGTTTGGCTCTACCCAATATCACCAGTACTTCCAAGCCAGCGAGACATGCAGAAGTCCTCATCGGACACATGGTAAAAATGGCCTCAAGCCTGCAAGCTCATTATGCTGGCGCCGTGGGCTGGGAAGCCGTAAACATGTTTTTTGCTCCCTATCTTGTGGATCGCTCCTATAAGGAAATTCGACAACTGGCGCAAATGCTCATATATGAATTCAATCAACTCGCAGGGGCCAGGGGCTCCCAGGTGGTGTTCACGGATTTCAATCTCTACTGGAATATACCGAGACATTTCAGGGATACCCCAGCCATTGGTCCCGGTGGAAGATATACCGGAAAAACGTACAGGGAATACGAAAGGGAGGCACAGCTTTTCCTGAAGGCGATGTTTGAGGTTTATCTCGAAGGAGATGCTTTGGGAAAGACGTTCATCTTCCCAAAGCCCTTACTGCACATAAATGAGGATTCCTTTAAGACACCCGGTTGGGAAGAATTTCTCCATCTTGCGTGTAAAGTGGCGAGTAAGCATGGCATCACCTACTTCGTTTTTGATAGGGGAGATGAAACCACCGTATCACAATGTTGCAGATTGAAGTTAAGACTCGGGGAAAAGGATCTGGAAGAGGCGAAAACTCCTGAAAAAATGAGGTTTTCGGCTCTTCAAAACATCACCATCAATCTTCCGCGAATAGCCTATAAAAGCCATGGTAATGACGAGCTCCTTTTCACAGAGCTCAATCGGATCCTCGAACTGGTCGCCAAGGCTCACCTCCAAAAGAAAGGATTCATTAAAAGCCTCTTGGATCTTGGAAAGAGTGGCCCCCTGGCTCTGCTCAGTGTATCGCGGAATGGTGATCCATATCTTCGCCTGGATCGGCTCACTTACCTGGTTGGATTATTGGGCTTAAACGAAATGGTCCAGGCTCACCTGGGACAAGAGCTACATGAATCTGAAGAGGCCCTGAAGTTCGGGCTGAAGGTGGTCTCGCACATGAATCTGAAATGCAAACAGTTATCGGATATGTACGAGAGCAAACTAGTGCTGGAAGAATCCCCGGCTGAATCCAGTGGTTACCGCCTGGCAAAGCTCGATATGAAATATTATCCGGAACAGACAAGGAAGGTAATTAAGGGTAACATCCAAAATAACGAATACTACTACACGAACAGCATTCACCTGGCAGTGGATGCACCAATAGATTATACTGAGAGGGTTGAAAAGCAGAGCTTATTTCACCCCCTAATCGAAGCTGGAAGTATAGTCCACATCTGGCTGGGCGAAAATGAACCATCCCCGGAATCCATCGAAAATTTCGTCATTAAAACATTCAAAAACACACACTGTGCGCAGATAGCCTTCAGCCCGGAATTTACCGTTTGCGATAATTGCAGGAGGACTTCCCGGGGCTTATCTGACATTTGTCCCCTTTGTAGTTCCAATGACGTATATGGAATCACCCGCATCGTGGGCTATTTCTCGAAAGTCCCCACGTGGAATAAGGGGAAGATGGGAGAACTTAAGGAAAGAATAAGAACTAATCTGAGGGGGCGTAATGGTGAAAGTGAAGCTGTTTTGGAAACCGGATTGCCCGAGATGTCCCGCAGCCAAAGCCCTCCTTGCCAATGTTGATGTCGATAACGTGGAGTATCATAACTTAGATGAAGCGAATGGGCTCGCTGAGGCGGTATTCTATGGAATAATGTCCACACCCTCCATCGTTATTACAAACGATAACGGAAGGGAGGTTCACTCTTGGCA
Above is a window of Actinomycetota bacterium DNA encoding:
- the nrdD gene encoding anaerobic ribonucleoside-triphosphate reductase produces the protein MAPKIINVIKNLPKPSDTTDIALLVSTSSKCEINSWDKSKIVNSLIKETGASSELAQEIADAVERKIFESNFGTITTSIIRELIDIELIERGLTMIHKKHSHLGLPMYDVEQIIMSANKENSNTTHNPESINLTIAETILKEFALRKVFSEDVALGHLTGDIHLHDLGFIVRPYCGGHSLEYIKKYGLALPNITSTSKPARHAEVLIGHMVKMASSLQAHYAGAVGWEAVNMFFAPYLVDRSYKEIRQLAQMLIYEFNQLAGARGSQVVFTDFNLYWNIPRHFRDTPAIGPGGRYTGKTYREYEREAQLFLKAMFEVYLEGDALGKTFIFPKPLLHINEDSFKTPGWEEFLHLACKVASKHGITYFVFDRGDETTVSQCCRLKLRLGEKDLEEAKTPEKMRFSALQNITINLPRIAYKSHGNDELLFTELNRILELVAKAHLQKKGFIKSLLDLGKSGPLALLSVSRNGDPYLRLDRLTYLVGLLGLNEMVQAHLGQELHESEEALKFGLKVVSHMNLKCKQLSDMYESKLVLEESPAESSGYRLAKLDMKYYPEQTRKVIKGNIQNNEYYYTNSIHLAVDAPIDYTERVEKQSLFHPLIEAGSIVHIWLGENEPSPESIENFVIKTFKNTHCAQIAFSPEFTVCDNCRRTSRGLSDICPLCSSNDVYGITRIVGYFSKVPTWNKGKMGELKERIRTNLRGRNGESEAVLETGLPEMSRSQSPPCQC
- a CDS encoding thioredoxin family protein produces the protein MVKVKLFWKPDCPRCPAAKALLANVDVDNVEYHNLDEANGLAEAVFYGIMSTPSIVITNDNGREVHSWHGELPSLDEIQKCLQKL